The genomic stretch GAAACTTCTGTGAATCTTGCATCATACTCCATTCCGTCAAGAGTGTGCACCGTCCCGAGAACCACATCCGTAAGGGCATCGAGGTCGTAGCCACCTTCGAGAACGGCAGAGACTGGTCTTTTGAGTGATGCGAGTCTTCCAATGCAACGCACATATCCGGAAGTCGAAAGCGTCAACGATGCCAGAGGATCCCTGTAATGCGCGTCCGCACCCAGGCTCACGAGCACGCAATCAGGGCGATACTCCGTCAGAACGGGCATGATTATTCTTTCAAAAATCATATCAAATGTGGCATCTCCAGAACCCGCTGGAAGCGGGATATTAACATTGTGCCACTCACCTTCTCCTCCACCCGTCTCGGTCAGCTTGCCTGTTCCCGGATAAATGCCCTTTTGATGAGTGGAAATGTACAGGGTGGACCGATCATCATAGAAAATCTCGCTCGTGCCATTGCCATGGTGCACATCTAAATCCACGATCGCAGTCCTTCTGTCCGCCTGAGAGCGCCTGGCGATGGCAACATTGTTGAAATAACAGAAACCGCCCCCTCTTCCGGAAGAAGCGTGGTGACCCGGCGGTCTGACAAGAGCAAGGGACGGTTTTCCCCTTTTTACAGAACTGTTCAATGCTGAAACGGCAGCGCCGGCAGACAGAGAAGCGATCGTAAATGTGCTGTTATAGACAGGTGTTTCCTCGTCCACTTCATGCAACTTCCTCTGCAATATACCTTCAACATAAGATCTGTCGTGTACCGAACACAATTGAGCCATTGTGGCAGGAGCTGCCCTGAGAAACCCGTCTGGATATCCGTACTGTGAAAGTCCTGTCAGCACCGCCTGCAATCTCCGGGGCGACTCGGGATGACCTGGAGAGTGCCTGTGCGAGAGAAATTCATCGGCGTAGAATATCGTCGTGTCGAATGTCATTGACGGCCAAAGCCAATACATGGGCACAGTAAAAACATATCCCTTTCCCTCAAAACATTCATTCACGGTCGCACATTATTGAGCGAATGCGTTCCAGATCCTGGACGGTATCGACATCCAGAAGCTGATACTCATCCTCCGGCTCCACCTTCCTGACATTTCCGGCGTGCCTTTCGACTATTGACTTCGCACCTTTATCACCGCTGAGACCTTTCAGTTCCTCATAATATCTGGAGGGAAAGAGCACCGGATTCCGGGGTACGCCGCGTATGCTTGATGCGACGATGCTGTTCTGATGAAGCATGCCTTCCTGCAGTATGCTGTCGATGAGTGCTGATGTGACAAGCGGCTGATCTGCGGCAATCAGCAATACCGCGTCGCTACCCACGGAACTGCTCACACCGCGTACTATACTGGAACAGATACCTTCACCGGCAGCCTCGTTGAGGACGACTTCCACGCGTTCGGATAATACGGGCAGCTCGTCCAGTATATAGCGGTTTACAACAAGTATTGTTTTCCGGCATCCTGAGCGGGACACTGCATCAAGCGCATACTTAATCAGAGGTTTGCCGCACAGCTGTGAAAGGAGTTTTCTATCACCAAACCTTGCTGCACTTCCTGCTGCCAGCACAATTCCGTCAACGTGACGGACCCGCTGGTCAGCCATCCCGCTTACCTTCTACGATTGCATCCCTGAACGTCTGTATGAGTTCAGTGATGTATTTCTCGGAAGCGCCCTGAACCATCCTGCTGCCCATGGTGGCCGCAAGCCCCCCTATGGTCAGTTCAACGTTCCAGTTTACAATCGACGAACCGCCATTTCCTGTTATATCACAGATGCCTTTGAAATCCACGGTGCTTCCGGAACCCGAGCCGTTTCCAGCAATTTCAGCATGTGAAAAAGGTATCTTGTTCATGACGGCCATTTTGAGATTAAATCTGCCCCTTATGAACGACAGGCCAACTCTCACTGTCATGCGTATGTTGCCATCATCAATGTGCATGTTCTCGACATCCTTTATCAGCGATGCCATCTTCGACGCGTCGGTTATGAAGTCGAACACCTGTTTGTCAGTTGCAGGCACCTCAAAACTCCCTTCGAATTTCATGATTACAACCGATTACTCCAGTAACCAATATGGTGATATAATTTGCGTGATCGGATTTCATACACTATGCGGAAAACGACTCTCGGGAACAAACAGTTTATAATTGCCTGGAACGATAGACGCCGCGATGAAGACACTAGACTTTGCAAGACGGCTCAAAGAACTTGCAGAAGGAGGCAAGCCTTTCGCAGTGGCGACAGTGGTGAGGATCGAGGGGTCGTCACTGGGCAAGCCCGGATTCAAGACAATCGTTGATGGACAGAACGTTCTCTACGGCAGCCTCGGAGGCGTCTGCCCCGAATCTGCCATAATTTCAACTGCTGAACAGGTCATAGGGTCGGGCAAGCCGAAAACGGTGAAAATTTTCCTTGAAGAGGCGGGTAGAGCCATTGCAGGGATGATCAAAAGCAACAATCCGGACGAGATTTATGTTGAAACGTTTTGTGGAGGCATGATGGAAGTGTATGTTGAACCATATTTGCCATCAGACAGGCTTGTTCTGATAGGACAGGGGGGAAAAGATGACATTGAAGACGCACTTGTAAGACTTGGGAAATTTCTGGACCTTGAAGTAGTTGTCATCGACAGAACGCCTGTGCTTACAGAGCAGCCTGACATGATTGTGCGGGATGCGGCCGAGGACCTTTCAAACTTCGAATTCAAGGAAGGCGATTCGGTCGTTCTGCTAACGAAGGGGGCTTATGACATACCAGCCATTCGCGGGCTGTCTTCACGAAAAATCAGATATGTTGGAATGCTTGCGAGCAGGAAAAGGATCAAGGAGGATTTCGATAGATTGAAGGCAGAAGGTGTATCTGATCTGTTCCTGAACAGCATCCGCACTCCGATAGGATTGAACATAGGTGCAATTTCTCCCGAGGAAATCGCACTGAGCATAGCAGCAGAAATAATAAGCGTAAGGAGATTGGAAGGGAACAGGGATAAGAAACGGCAGGAATGAAGAACCGGAATTGGCCTCGTGCAAAAGCTCCGCCTGCACGGTCAGTAAGGCGTCCAGAATTTTCAGATGGAGTCACGAAAAAATCTCCTTAAATATTTGAGACACATAGTGTCCGAACATGACACCCGGCTTATTCGAGTACATGGCACCGACAACGCTTTCAGAAGCGCTTGAGTCTATGGAAAGACTTGGAGATGACGCGAAAGTCCTAGCAGGCGGACAGAGTCTTATACCGCTTATGAAGCTCAGATTTGCTTCGTTTCCGAACATCATAGACATATCGAGAATAAATGGTCTGAAATTTATCCGCTACGAAGGCGGCATGCTGAGATTAGGTCCAATGACCACGACAGCCGAGCTGGAGGGTTCGGCTGAAGTCGCAAAATACTTTCCGGCCATAGCAGACGCGGCAAAACACATAGCAGACCCGTTGATCCGGAACATGGGAACAGTCGGAGGGAATGTCTGTCATGCAGATCCGGGCAACGATCTGCCTGCAGTCATGATTTCACTGGGGGCAGAATTCCACATAAAATCAAAAAAAGGCACAAGAAAAGTGAATGCGGCGGACTTCTTTGTGGATACATTTGTCACGTCTATCGGCAGGGGTGAATTGCTTGCCGAGATTTCCATTCCAGCGGGCGATCATCTGACTGGAAGCGCATATATCAAACACAAGAGACGGGCCGGAGACTTTTCCGTGGCCGGCGTCGCAGTGTGTCTGTCCTTCAGCGAAGACCACAAATGCATGTCCGCAGGCATCGGTTTGACATCTGTGGGACCAAAGGCAATAAAAGCCAGGAAAGCAGAGGATGAACTGACAGGCAGAGTGATTGACGGTAATGCTCTGAAGGAAGCTGCGGAAGCGGCTGTAGAGGAATCCGACCCGGCTGACGATTTCTACGGGACAAGGGAATTCAAAAGGCATGTTCTGCTGGGCATAACCGCCGAGGCGATTACTCTGGCAGCTTCAAGAGCGGGAGTGAAGGTGATGCAATGAGCAATGTCAGGCTTACAGTCGACGTGAATGGAGAGAACCGGACTGAAGAGATTGAGCCCAGGACGCTCCTTGTGCACTTTCTGAGGGATCATCTCGGCTTGACAGGGACACACATAGGTTGTGACACATCCAATTGCGGTGCATGCACGGTGCTGCTTGACGGAAAGGCGGTCAAATCCTGCACTGTACTCGCGCTTCAGACACAGGGGAAGAAGGTTGTCACGATTGAGGGTATAAGTGAAGACGGAACGCACCCCATCCAGGAGGCTTTCGTCGAACGTTTTGGCCTGCAATGCGGTTATTGCACCCCTGGCATGATAATGACATCATTGTGGTTATTGAACGAAAAGCAGTATCCGACGGAAGATGAAATAAAGAATGCTCTCGGCGGAAACCTGTGCAGGTGCACAGGCTACAGGAGCATTATTGATTCTGTGATGCTGGCAGCCGAAAAGATGCATGAAAGCAGGAAAGGCAGGTGATGTTTCAGTGACAAGTATGGAAAGTTTCGCGGCGGGCAAGGGCAGGTTTGTCGACGACATAAATCTCCCCGACATGGTCAGAATGGTGATAGTCAGGAGCCCTTATGCAAGGGCGAAAATTGCAAAGATTGAGGGAGGTTTAAACGGAAAGGAACTCAGCGGCACCATGAGTTCGGTAGGAGAAGGTGCAACGGAAGGTTCGCAGGAACTGCTGCAGCCCATTCTTTCATCTGGCTACGTCAATTATGTCGGTCAGCCTGTGGCCGCTGTTTTTGGAAAGAATCTGTATGAGGCTGAGGATGCCGTAGATACTGTGGAAGTGGAATATGAACCGCTGAAACCGGTGATGACCATAGAGGACGCACTGTCTGCAGCACCGATCCACGCGGTTGCAAAAAGCAATGTTGCAGTGGACAAATGGCTCGGCAAAGAATTCGACATAGACGCGCCAATCGTTCTTGAGGACAGTTTCTTTAACCGGAGGGTCGCCACAAACCCGCTCGAGACGCGTGGTGTTATAGCAGATTACAGGGACGGAAGACTGACGCTGCACATTTCGACACAGTCGGTTAGCAGCATCAAGGAGGGAATATGCGAAGCACTGCATCTTCAGGAAGACAAAGTGAGGGTCATTCAGGCAGACACGGGAGGCGCGTTCGGACTGAAAGGCGGCCTATACCCCGAATATGTAATTGCTGCATACGCCTCAATGAAATTAAAGAAGCCTGTCAAATGGATTGAGACTAGACGGGAACATCTTTCAGCCAGCGGGCCAGGAAGAGGTGCACGCGGAAAGATGAAGATCTATGCCGACAGAAGCGGAAAGGTACTGGGTCTGAAAGGAGAGGTGGTCGTGGACGCTGGAGCGTATGCGGGTGGCATGGGAGAATTTGCACCAGGATTCATAGCTTACCAGCTCACCGGCCCTTATGCAATAGAGAAGGCGCACGTCAGATCCATGGCAGTATTCACCAACAAGCCGCCGCACGGACCATACAGGGGCGCCGGAAGGCCTGAAGCCGCATTCTTCATGGAAAGAATGATGGACATGCTTGCGGACGAGCTCAAGATGGACGCAGCGGAGCTCAGGATCATGAATGCAACAACAGAGAGCTTCAAATCTCCGCTGGGCATGAGCATCGGAGCGTCGAGACCGTTCATCGAGCACGCGGTGAAAGAGCTGAATTACGGGGCAGATTCGAAAAGCGCCAGAGCAGGTCTGAGCTGTTTTGTGCTCGTTCCGGCAACGCAACCCGGGGAGAGCGCGAGGATCGTTGTTAAAGGAGGAAAGATCCTTGTCTGGATCGGGGGAAACACGCATGGCCAGCATCACGAAGTGTTTGTCAGAAAACTGCTCAAAGAAGAGCTGGGTGTCCCCGGAGAGGTCGTGGAACTGCAGAGAGGAGACACCGACATGCTGAAGTCTGGCGTGGGTGCCTGGGGAAGCAGATCGGCAATGATGGCCGGCCTTGCTGTGATTTTGGTCGCGAGAAAAATAAGAGATCAGACGGAAAAGGAATTTGGCAAGTATACGCCGGAACTCCTGCTGTCCAATGAATATGACGAATTCCATTATGAGAATTACAGGAGCTCAATCAACTCATTCGGTGCCAACCTCGCAATAGTGGACATAGACGGGTATGGAGAGGTGAGTGTCCGGGAGATGAGGAGCTACTATGATGTGGGCAACGCACTTAACATGGACATGGTCGTTGGCCAGACCATAGGCGGCATGGTGCAGGGTATAGGACAGACGCTTTCCGAAGAAATTGCCTACAACGAAGATGGACAACTGCTCACAGCAAGCATTTCGGATGCCGGACTGCAAACGGCAAGGACGATACCGAAATTCGTGGTCAAAGTTGCCGAGGAGCGTTCATCCCTGCCTCATGGTGCCAAGGGTCTCGGCGAAAGTCCCACGATTGGAACACCGAGCGCACTCGCAAGGGCAATAGAAAGAGTGAGCGGAAAGAGAATCAGGGAGACGCCCGTAAGACCGGAATTACTCTACGACAAAAAACAGCGCTGAAATGCTTACCGCGACTGAATTGCAGGGGACAGACTTGCGAAAGAATTAGGTTAAGCTTAGCCATAATGCCTCTTCGGTGAGCGCCCAATGAATGCCTTGAGCTGTGAGTTGGAAGGGATATCATGAGAGGGGGAAAGGAGGGCATGATCATGTCCAGAACACCGTTGAGGATCAGTTTCCTCGGCGGCGGCACGGACATAAAGGAATACTACGCGATAGACGGCGGAGCGGTGGTTTCTGCAGCCATAGACAGATACATACACATCATGGTGAACAAGAAATTCGACGACAAGATAAGGGCGTCGTATTCCAGGACGGAAATAGTGTCATCTGTAGAGGAACTCAGGCATCCGCTCATCAGGGAAGCACTGAGACTCCTTGATATCAGGAACGGAGTGGAGATAGTCAGCATATCCGACATACCGTCCGAGGGAACGGGGCTCGGCTCTTCCAG from Candidatus Sysuiplasma acidicola encodes the following:
- a CDS encoding histone deacetylase, with amino-acid sequence MNECFEGKGYVFTVPMYWLWPSMTFDTTIFYADEFLSHRHSPGHPESPRRLQAVLTGLSQYGYPDGFLRAAPATMAQLCSVHDRSYVEGILQRKLHEVDEETPVYNSTFTIASLSAGAAVSALNSSVKRGKPSLALVRPPGHHASSGRGGGFCYFNNVAIARRSQADRRTAIVDLDVHHGNGTSEIFYDDRSTLYISTHQKGIYPGTGKLTETGGGEGEWHNVNIPLPAGSGDATFDMIFERIIMPVLTEYRPDCVLVSLGADAHYRDPLASLTLSTSGYVRCIGRLASLKRPVSAVLEGGYDLDALTDVVLGTVHTLDGMEYDARFTEVSDTGCTGREAVEEAARFCSEYWKSI
- a CDS encoding nucleotidyltransferase family protein, whose product is MADQRVRHVDGIVLAAGSAARFGDRKLLSQLCGKPLIKYALDAVSRSGCRKTILVVNRYILDELPVLSERVEVVLNEAAGEGICSSIVRGVSSSVGSDAVLLIAADQPLVTSALIDSILQEGMLHQNSIVASSIRGVPRNPVLFPSRYYEELKGLSGDKGAKSIVERHAGNVRKVEPEDEYQLLDVDTVQDLERIRSIMCDRE
- a CDS encoding carbon monoxide dehydrogenase subunit G; this encodes MKFEGSFEVPATDKQVFDFITDASKMASLIKDVENMHIDDGNIRMTVRVGLSFIRGRFNLKMAVMNKIPFSHAEIAGNGSGSGSTVDFKGICDITGNGGSSIVNWNVELTIGGLAATMGSRMVQGASEKYITELIQTFRDAIVEGKRDG
- a CDS encoding XdhC family protein — its product is MKTLDFARRLKELAEGGKPFAVATVVRIEGSSLGKPGFKTIVDGQNVLYGSLGGVCPESAIISTAEQVIGSGKPKTVKIFLEEAGRAIAGMIKSNNPDEIYVETFCGGMMEVYVEPYLPSDRLVLIGQGGKDDIEDALVRLGKFLDLEVVVIDRTPVLTEQPDMIVRDAAEDLSNFEFKEGDSVVLLTKGAYDIPAIRGLSSRKIRYVGMLASRKRIKEDFDRLKAEGVSDLFLNSIRTPIGLNIGAISPEEIALSIAAEIISVRRLEGNRDKKRQE
- a CDS encoding xanthine dehydrogenase family protein subunit M — encoded protein: MTPGLFEYMAPTTLSEALESMERLGDDAKVLAGGQSLIPLMKLRFASFPNIIDISRINGLKFIRYEGGMLRLGPMTTTAELEGSAEVAKYFPAIADAAKHIADPLIRNMGTVGGNVCHADPGNDLPAVMISLGAEFHIKSKKGTRKVNAADFFVDTFVTSIGRGELLAEISIPAGDHLTGSAYIKHKRRAGDFSVAGVAVCLSFSEDHKCMSAGIGLTSVGPKAIKARKAEDELTGRVIDGNALKEAAEAAVEESDPADDFYGTREFKRHVLLGITAEAITLAASRAGVKVMQ
- a CDS encoding (2Fe-2S)-binding protein; the encoded protein is MSNVRLTVDVNGENRTEEIEPRTLLVHFLRDHLGLTGTHIGCDTSNCGACTVLLDGKAVKSCTVLALQTQGKKVVTIEGISEDGTHPIQEAFVERFGLQCGYCTPGMIMTSLWLLNEKQYPTEDEIKNALGGNLCRCTGYRSIIDSVMLAAEKMHESRKGR
- a CDS encoding xanthine dehydrogenase family protein molybdopterin-binding subunit, with product MESFAAGKGRFVDDINLPDMVRMVIVRSPYARAKIAKIEGGLNGKELSGTMSSVGEGATEGSQELLQPILSSGYVNYVGQPVAAVFGKNLYEAEDAVDTVEVEYEPLKPVMTIEDALSAAPIHAVAKSNVAVDKWLGKEFDIDAPIVLEDSFFNRRVATNPLETRGVIADYRDGRLTLHISTQSVSSIKEGICEALHLQEDKVRVIQADTGGAFGLKGGLYPEYVIAAYASMKLKKPVKWIETRREHLSASGPGRGARGKMKIYADRSGKVLGLKGEVVVDAGAYAGGMGEFAPGFIAYQLTGPYAIEKAHVRSMAVFTNKPPHGPYRGAGRPEAAFFMERMMDMLADELKMDAAELRIMNATTESFKSPLGMSIGASRPFIEHAVKELNYGADSKSARAGLSCFVLVPATQPGESARIVVKGGKILVWIGGNTHGQHHEVFVRKLLKEELGVPGEVVELQRGDTDMLKSGVGAWGSRSAMMAGLAVILVARKIRDQTEKEFGKYTPELLLSNEYDEFHYENYRSSINSFGANLAIVDIDGYGEVSVREMRSYYDVGNALNMDMVVGQTIGGMVQGIGQTLSEEIAYNEDGQLLTASISDAGLQTARTIPKFVVKVAEERSSLPHGAKGLGESPTIGTPSALARAIERVSGKRIRETPVRPELLYDKKQR